The DNA window TCAGCGGCGGGACGGTCGCTTGGTTCGGTCAGCATACGAAGATCGACAGGCCTGGGTTGAGCAGGTCCTGCGGGTCGAATTGTTTCTTGAGGGCGGTCATAAGTGCGGCGTCAGCACCAATCGGACCCCACACGGCCTGGTGCGTCAACTCAATTCCGGCAGCACAAGAATAGACCGTGGCGTGGCCGTCGGCTTTAACCGCCGCCGGTTGCAGGCCGCGCACCAGGACATTCAGTGCGTCGGCGGCCGTGAACTCGGGAAACTGTACGTAAACGATGCCGCTGGCGGCGTGAGCCTGCAGCGAGCAATTCGCCGCCAGCGCGGCCGCTGTTTGCATGAAAGTCGCCACGGCGCTCGATCGCATGGTCGCCTTGACGACCAGCGCCGGATTGCCGGCCGCCGGGAATTCCGCAAGCCGCGACCACAGTCCCTCAGTTGCCGCGCCCTCGACAACGCGCGGCCCCCGCGCTCCGTGCTCTTTCCATTCGCGCAGCAATTGCTCGGTCTGCCACTTGACTTCGGCCGCCGTGCCTTCGAAACCGACGGCCAGCCGGGCGCGAATAGGACTCGAAACATGCCCCAGTGCCGGATCATGCTCCCAAGCGGGCCCCGCCAGCAGTTCGACGGCCATCGGCGTCGTGCGCGAAGCGCCTAAACCGGCCAACAGCGGCTCGGCCTGATCGAATTCCGCGATGTCGCAAACGACGAAGGCAGTCGCTTCGGCGACGGGGCGCAGCTTGAGCGTCACTTGCGTGATCACCGCCAGCGCGCCGCGCGAGCCGGTCAGTAACTTGCAAAAGTCATAGCCGGCAACGTTCTTCACAACACGACCGCCTGCCTTGAACGCTACACCGCGCCCGTCGACGGCGCTAATGCCAATAACGAAGTCGCGGATCGCGCCGTGTCCGAAGCGGCGCGGACCGCTGGCGGCCGTGGCCACCACACCGCCCAGCGTGGCCTGGCTCGGCTGCGGCACGTCGATCGGCAAACGCTGGCCGTGCGCCGCAAGTTCCTTGGATAGAGCTTCGATCGTGATGCCCGCTTCGACCGTGATCGTCATGTCGCGCGCGGGATAATCAATCACCCGAGCCAGGCCGGTGGTCGCCAGCCCGAAGCCCGGCTTGCGTGCCGGCATGCCAAAAACGAGGGCCGTGCCGCCGCCCATCGGATAAATCGGCGTGGCGCTAGCGCTTGCGCGCGCCACGACCGCGGCCAGTTCCTCCTGCGTGACAGGAACAAGCGTTTCGGTTAGCGGCAGGTTATCGGCGACGACGGCCAAGTACGGTTCTTTCGTGATCGTGGGCGTTTTCGGTTACATCGCGGCGCGGCGGCCGGGGTGGCGCTGTTCCAAACCGCACGCGCCGGCGGTCGGAAGCATCTTGGCCGGGCTCAGTCGCAACGTCGGGTTGAAGGCGGTCCGTGCGCGGGCCATCACGTCCAGATCGTTGGCCGAGAACAGCTTGTGCATGAACTCAATTTTCTCGACTCCGATGCCGTGCTCGCCCGTCACGCTACCGCCGCAGGCGATGCACTCGTCGAGAATCTCGCCGCTCGCCGCCAATACCCGGCGCACTTGCTCGGAGTCCCGTTCGTCGAAAAGCAGGATCGGATGAATATTGCCGTCGCCAGCGTGAAAGACGTTCACGATCCGCACGTCATGGCGCCGGCCGATGTCGATGATCCGCTCCAGGATATACGGCAGCTTGGTGCGCGGAACGACACCATCCTGCGTGCAGTAGCTAGGGCTCAGGCGGCCCACCGCGCCAAAAGCTTGCTTCCGGCATTTCCACAACAGTTGCCGTTCGGCCGCCGAAGCCGCGAAGCGCACCTCGCGGGCGTGATTCTGCTTGCACAACTCCGTGATGCGGTCGCGCTGCTCGTCCAGACCCGCTTCGAGGCCGTCGACTTCGATCAACAGGATCGCCTGGGCATCGAGCGGAAAGCCAAAACGGAAGGCTTCTTCCACCGCAACCAGAATGCCCTGGTCCATCATCTCAAGTGCCGCGGGCACGATACCAGCGCCGATGATGTCGCTGATGGCGTTCGTGGCGTCGTTAACCGATTCGAAAATGCCCAGCATCGTGCGCCAGCCTTGCGGGTCGCGCGTGAGGCGAACCCAGGCCTTGGTGACGATGGCCAGCGTCCCTTCGCTGCCGACGATCAAGCCCGTCAGGTCGAGGCCGGGGGCATCCTCGGTTGGACCGCCGAACGCGACGATCGAACCGTCGGCCAGCACGGCTTCCACTCCCAGCACGTGGTTGACGGTAACGCCGTATTTCAGGGTGTGCGGTCCGCCGGAATTCGTGGCCACATTGCCGCCGATCGTGCAGGCACCCTGGCTCGACGGATCGGGAGCGTAATGAAAGCCCGTCCCTTTCAGCGCCTGCGTCAGCCAGACGTTCACGACGCCCGGCTGCACGACGGCATATCGATCGCGCAGATTGATCTCGAGGATCTCTTTCATGCGCGTGAGTACGATCATCACGCCGCCACCGACCGGCAGGCAACCGCCGGCCAGGCTCGTGCCGGCCCCGCGCGGCAGGAACGACACGCCGTATTCGTTGCACAGCCGTACGATCGCCTGCACCTGCGCCGTGGTGCGCGGAAACACGGCCACGTCCGGGCAGTTCTTCTCGATGACGAAGCCATCGCACTCGTAAACTACCAGGTCGCTGTGCGCTGATAGCACGCCATCGACACCGACCACGTCGCGCAACTGGTCAATCAACGAAGGGAGCCGGGTGGCGATCATCAAGCTAGCTGCGGGCGGCCGAGGTGACGGGCAACATCCGTGGGGATGTTTGAATTATAGTGGCCGGTCCCCAGGCCGCCAGGAGAGGGACACACGCCGGCTAAAGCCACCTGCCAGTGGGACATACCGGCGGTCAAAAGAGGTCTGGGGCGATTCGCGCCTCGCCGTTACACTACGCCTTCTTCTGCCAGACCCCTTTCCTGCTCGAATCGACGCCGCTTGCCTGGCGGTCGCCTTGGCGTGCGCTTCGGGCTGCGCAAGAATCGAAATCGGAGTGGGCAATGGCTTCGGGCGTTCGCCGAATCACGGGCTTTGTCGCGTCATGCGCCGCGCTAGTGATCTGCGCGGACGGCTTTTTAACGACGGCCCGAGCTGCCGTGGCGCCGCCCGCTGCCATGAGCGCCCCGGTTGCCGTCATTCAAGCCGAGCCGATTCCCGAAGGGACCGTGATCGCCGACGCGCCTCCGCCGCAAACCACGGCGATCAACTATCCGTTGGCCGAGGCCCTGGCCTATGACGCGCCGTGGAGCTGGCAACTGCTGCCCCAAGGCTTGATCTGGCATTCGTATCTCGCCGGTGTCAAAGAGGCGCGCATGGCCAGCGTCTTCAACTATCAGAAAGGCCTGGGCTGGCTCTGGGATCCGGTGGCCGGCGGACGCGTGGGCTTGCTGCGCTACGGTTCACCCAACAGTTTTCGGCCCGAGGGATGGCAGCTCGACGTCGAGGGAGCGGCCTTTCCTGAGCTGCGCCTGAACCACGACTGGGACATGCGTGCGACCGACTTTCGCGTCGGTTTACCGCTAACCTACGGGGTCGGCAACTTCCAGATGAAATTCGCCGTCTACCATCTTAGCTCGCACATCGGCGACGAATTCCTGCTGAAGAATCCCGACTTTGTCCGCCTGGAATACAGCCGCAATGCGCTTGTGTTCGGCCTGAGCTACTACGCCACGCCCAACGTGCGCTTGTACGGCGAAATGGACTGGGCCTTCTACACCAACGGCGTGACCCAGCCGTGGCAGTTTCAGTTCGGCGCCGAATACAGCCCGGTCTACAGCCCGGGATTTCGCGGCTCGCCGTTTTTCGCGATCAATGGCCACCTGCGGCAGGAGGTCGCCTTCGGCGGCAACGTCACGGTGCAGACCGGCTGGCAATGGCTCAACGGCAATACCGGCACGCGACTGCGCTTCGGCTTTCAGTACTTCAACGGCAAGAACGAAGAGTACCAGTTCTATAACGACTTCGTGCAGCAGTTCGGCATCGGCATCTGGTACGACTATTAGCGGATGCCGCACGGCAAGCACGGTTTAGCGGCAAAGCCATGGGCTGCTTAGTGGGCACCCTCTGCTTCGCAGCGAAAACGCACGGTGCCACAGGGCACCCTACGAACCACGTAAGACCACCAGCCGATTTAGTACTTACGTTCGTTGTTCGCGAAATACAGGTTGAGAATCGAATTCCGCACGCCGGCGCCGGGCGGCAGCTTTTCGCGGCCGTGCCAGCTCTTGCGGCGCAGTGAATTCGATACGACGAAGGCGTAGCCGCTGTTGGGCGCGAAGGGAAATTGCTTCACCTTCTGGAAGCGGCCATGCCAGGAGAACAGGCCTCGTAGCGACGTGAGGCGCCGTTTGTAAAGCGCCGTGCCGAGCCCTAGTTGCGAGCGATCGGCCGGCAGGTAAAGCTGCATCGTCACCACCTTGGCCCGGCCATCGGGATGCGGCGGAATCTCGTACCCTTCCAGGTCGCGCATCAGCGACGGCTTGCAGAACGTGACGATTTTCTCGACTTGCGATTCCGGGATATCGAAACGCAGCGCCAAATCCGGCGCCAGCTTGCGGAACACGGCGGCCTTCAGCTCCGGGGCGGCCAGGGCATTGGCCACGTCGCGCCACACCTGACGCTGGGCCGGCGGCATGGTGCTCAGGTTTTCGACTTCCAACGGCAGCACGTCGCGCGTGCTGACCCCGTCCTCGCGCGAATGCTTGTAAGTGTTGATCGCATTATACCGTTCGGGCGACGGCATATTGGCCATCATCTCGGCGTACGTATCTTCGGGGAACAGGTTCTCGAAATAGATGTGCGAGAACGGCTCGTGCTCGGCCGCGGTCGCCTCGACCACGCGCAGTAAACGAGCCAGAATCGCGCGACTTGTGTCCGCGTGTGCTGCAACCCCCACCATTCGAAGCTCTCCTCCGCCAGGGCACGCATCATGTTCGGGTTTGATCGATGTCGGGGCAATGTCCGAAATTTGCCCGTTACGTGCCAGATGAACTTGAAGGCAAAAGCAAGATTTCCCTCCGTGACGATGTGCCCCGGATGAGTAGCTTTATCGGTTGTAGGGGCTTCGCGCGATGAGTCGCAGCACGAACCGCGAATGGTGCTAGCACAGGGTCGGGCGGCGTCTGGCAAGGCTTTTGCGATTGTCGCCGTGCCAGCGGCGTGCGCGCGGAAGAGGCTTGCGAGCGCCACTTGATCAAAACGCACGAGGGCGCAAGGCAATTGACAAAACGTCCCTCACCTAGCAGCCTGTTGAAAAAAGCCCTCGTGGCTTTTTTCAACCTCGCCAGGTGCGAAGCAAAGCTTCGCACGACTCGCAAAATAACGACTTACGTCGATATTTTGCCATCGCATCCCTGCGATGTCGCAGCCCGTTGAATTCTTCAACAGGCTGCTAGGCCGAGGCGAGGCAACCCATGGTGGGGCGTTTCTTGACGGTCCGCGCCAGCACTGATAGACTTCGCGGTTGATTGTAACGGCCCCCCACCTCGACCGGTTCGCCCCTGACTGGCACGCCCGGCAGCCCGCTCTTTTTGGAGTCTTCGGCAGCCATTGGACGAGGGGCGAGCGACGGAAGCCTCGGATCGTAGTGCTTTCGTGGCGTGATAGGCCCATTGCTAGCTAGTCATCAATAGGGACGGCGACCGCCCTCTCCGCAGGCTCTCGCCCCAAGCGCGAAGGATGCCAATCATGGCTGAAAAAGAGAAATACGTCTATTCGTTCGGAAAAAACGGCACCGATGGCGACGCCAGGCAGAAGGACCTGCTCGGCGGCAAGGGAGCCAACCTGGCCGAAATGACCAAGATCGGCCTGCCGGTCCCGGCCGGATTCACGATCGGCACCAATGTCTGCACCTACTACTACGCCCACGACCGCAAATATCCGCCCGAGCTGCGCGAGCTGGTCTCGGCCGCTATGGCCAAGGTCGAAGAGGAGATGGGGGCCAAGTTCGGCTCGACCACGAATCCACTCCTGGTTTCCTGCCGCTCCGGCGCACGCGAATCGATGCCCGGCATGATGGATACCGTGCTCAATATCGGGCTGAACGATCAAACCGTCGAAGCCCTGGCGAAGCAGTCGGGCAACGAGCGTTTTGCCTGGGACAGCTACCGCCGCTTCGTGCAGATGTACGGTGACGTCGTCTTGGACATGAAGCCCAAGGACAAGAAGGACCACGATCCGTTCGAAGTGATTCTCGACGCCAAGAAGAAGGCCGCCGGGGTCAAGAACGATAATGAGCTCACCGCGACGCAGCTCAAGGAGCTGGTGGCCGAGTTCAAGCAAGCAATCAAGAAGGGAACGGGCAAGGATTTCCCCAACGAGCCGATGGAGCAGGTGTGGGGTGCCATCGGCGCCGTGTTCGGCAGCTGGATGAACGATCGCGCGGTCGTCTACCGCCGCACTTACGGAATCCCGCACGAATGGGGCACCGCCGTCAACGTACAGGCGATGGTCTTCGGCAACCTGGGCGACGATTGCGCCACCGGCGTCGCCATGACCCGCGACGTGGCCCTCGGCTTGCCGGGCCTCAACGGCGATTACCTGATCAACGCCCAGGGTGAAGACGTGGTGGCCGGCATTCGCACGCCGAAACGCATCGAAGAGACGCTTTCGAAGGACATGCCGAACGCCTTCAAGGAACTGACCGAGATCGGCCAGAAGCTCGAGAAGCACTACAAGGAAGTTCAGGACATCGAGTTCACCGTCCAGCGCAACCGCGTGTGGATGTTGCAAACCCGCAACGCCAAGCGCACCGGTTTCGCCGCCGTGCGGATCGCGGTCGACCTGGTGAACGAGGGCCTGATCACCAGGCAAGACGCCTTGCAAGCCAAGCGCATTCCGGCTGACGATCTCAATCAGCTCTTGCAGCCGATCTACGATCCGGCCAGCAAGAAAGCGGCTCTCGGCGAAGGCCGGCTGCTGGCCAAGGGGATCAACGCCGGTCCCGGCGCCGCGTCGGGCAAGATCGTCTTCCACGCCTCGGACGCCGAGGCGCAATGGCTCAAAGACAACAAGGTCGAGCTGATTCTCGTCCGCCGCGAGACCAGCCCCGAAGATTTGCGCGGCATGAAGATCGCCAAGGGCATTCTCACCGCTTTCGGCGGCGCCAGCTCGCACGCGGCGCTCGTCAGCCGGCAGATGGGCAAGGCCTGCATCGTCGGCTGCGGCGACCTCGACATCGACTATCACAAGGCCACGGTCACCGTCGGCGATACCGTGCTCCGCGAAGGGGACGTGATCTCGATCGACGGTTTCACCGGCGAAGTCTTCAAGGGCAAGGTGCAGGAGCGCCCCAGCGAAATCCTGCAAGTCTTGATCAACAAGACGCTCAAGCCCGAGGAATCGGAAACGTACAAGCGGTACGCGCAACTCATGACCTGGGTCGACGAGAACCGCAAGCTCAAGGTTCGCACCAACGCCGACGAACCGAAGCAGGCGCTCGAGGCGATCGCCTTCGGGGCCGAAGGAATCGGCCTGTGCCGCACCGAGCACATGTTCTTCGATCACATCGACGACTTCCGCGAGATGATCCTGGCCGACACGCTGCCGGATCGCGAAAAGGCGCTGGCCAAGCTGTTGCCCTATCAGCGCAAGGATTTCGACGGTCTGTTCCGCGCCATGAACGGCCGCCCGGTGACGATCCGCCTGTTGGATCCTCCGCTGCACGAATTCCTGCCGCACTCGGGTCCTGAGCAACAGGAACTCGGCAAGAAGATCAACGTGCCGGCCGAGACCATCGCCCGCCGCGTCGCCGAATTACACGAGTTCAACCCGATGCTCGGCCATCGCGGCTGCCGCTTGGGCATCGTTTATCCCGAGATCACGCGGATGCAAGCCCGGGCGATTTTCGAAGCCGCTTGCGATGTGAAGAAGGCCGGCATCGCGGTGCTGCCCGAGGTGATGATCCCGCTCGTCGGTTTCGAGGCCGAACTAAAGGATCAAGAAGCGATCGTCCGCGACACGGCCGCGAAGGTCTTTGCCGAAAAGAAAATCGAGGTCGAATACCTGGTCGGCACGATGATCGAAGTGCCACGCGCCACGGTCGTGGCCGATCAGATCGCCAAGCGGGCCGAGTTCTTCAGCTTCGGCACCAACGACCTGACGCAGACCACGCTCGGCATGAGCCGCGACGACTACGCCGGCTACATCAACTACTACCGCGAGCACGACATCGTTCCCAACGACCCGTTCCAGACCATCGATCAGGCAGGCGTGGGCGAGCTGATGAAGATTGCCGTCGAGAAGGGACGCGCTTCGCGTGCGAACCTGAAGATCGGCATCTGCGGCGAACACGGCGGCGACCCGGCCAGCGTACACTTCTGCCACCAGATCGGCCTGGACTACGTCAGTTGCTCGCCGTTCCGCGTGCCGATCGCGCGGCTAGCGGCAGCCCAAGCGGCCGTGGCGAAGAAGTAGGCGACTCCCACAAAAGTTGTCACGATTGTCAGGTTGATGGGTGCCATGCCCACGCTCGTCGTGGGCATGCGTGCTTACTCATCGGGCCTCTGCGGAATCGACGAACGGTCGATCGAGAGCACGCCTTTACCCGGAGCGTCGTACTCCGCGGCACTCGACCACGGCCAATCCGTTGCCCGTTCGCAGAGTCCACGCCGCACGGGATTTGAATGGATGTAATCGATCTCGGTCCAGACAGTTCTGGGCTCGGTGAGATTCCGGTCATAGCCGTCGCCGCGCTGCCAGAACCGATGTTGTACTATTCCGTTGGGTTGCCGGTCTTCCATCTGCCGCAGGAAGCGTGGGTCCTTTTCTCGCACAAAGAGTAATGCTCGTTTCGATACAGATTGCTTCAGGGTTGTCAGGATTCGGCTGATCGAGCAATCGTCGCGAGTCGGCCAAAGCAGGACATGTACATGTTCGGGCATGATCACGTACGCCCATAGATGAAAGCCGTGCTTTTCGCGGCTCAATTGGATCGCCTCGATCATCCAACGCCGGGACCGGGGCTTCGATAGAAAATCGCGTCGTTGGAAGCAGGAAAATGTGAGGGCATGAGCGTGCCCCGGTTCGTCGATGCGCCGACATCGCTTGCGATGGAACGACATCCTCGCCCCCGACTGCGATCCACATGCCCACGCGAGCGTGGGCATGGCACCCCTGTATTCAATTCTTTGGTTTCCACCACGCATCGAGCTGTTCCCGCAATCGGGCCACTTTCTCCTTCTGCTCGCCGGCCAGGTTGCGCAGCTCGTGCGCGTCGGCTGCCAGGTCATAGAGCTCCACGCCCGCTTCTGGCTCGTTCTTCGCATCGGGCACGATCAATTTCCAACCGCCCGAGATCGCCCAGCACCAGCGGAGATTTGCCGCCGGCTTATCGAGGTCGACCGCGTTGTGCGTGAAGCATTCGCCATAAATTGCCTGACGATTCCGCACGGCCCGCTCATCGAGCAGATTCACTCCTTGCATCTGCTTCGTCGGTTGCCGGCCGAGCGCTGCCAGGATTGTCGGCACGATGTCGATCGACAATACGGGCGTCTCGCACGTGCGGGCTTTGATCTTCGCGGGCCAGCGCACCAGGATCGGCGTGCGCAAGCCTCCGTCGTATGGCGACTGTTTTGATTTTTCGGCGTAACGATCGCCGCCTGGGCTTTGAATCCATCCGTTGTCGGCCAGGTAGACAACGATCGTATTCTCGGCCAGGCTCTGCTCGTCGAGAAACGTGAGTAGCTCGCCCACCGTCTCGTCGAGCCACTCGATCATCGCCCAATAGCCGGCGACGTGCGGTGAATCGGCCAGCGGCGCATACTTCTTCAGCAGCCGCTCCGGCGGCGTGTGGGGGCTATGCGGCATCATCGGCGCATACCACACCATGAATGGCTTGCCGGACTGCTGTGCACCGGCGACGAAATCAAAGATCGGCTGCATCGTCTTGCGGCCGATCTCGAGGCCCTGGTCGCCGTGCCGTTGCCCTTGCGTCATTCCGTGGGTGAAGCCGCCGCGCCGAAAATCGCCTTGCCACCACTTTCCCGTCTGCAGGCTCACATAGCCCTGTTCGCCCAGCAGGCGTGGCAAAGTCGGTACTGCTTCCAGAAAGTGGTTCATTACGTCGCGCCCGGCCGCGAATTCGGGCGATTGGTAGAACTTGCCCGCGGGCATGCCGGCCGGGATCGGCGGATCGTTGCTCGTGATTTTGTGCTGATGCGGATACAGGCCCGTGATCATCGACGCCAGGCTAGGGCAACACAGGCTGCACGGCACATAGCCATGCGTGTAGGTCAGGCTTTCGCGCGCCAAGCGATCGATATGCGGCGTCGCGATGTGCGGATGCCCCATGAACGAGTAATCGGTCCAGGCGTGATCGTCCGAGATGATCAGCACCACGTTGGGCGGCGTGGCGGCGCGGACGTTCGTCGCTGACAGGAACGCACCTGCAAAAGCAACGACAAATAATAACCGGCATCGAAAAATCATGACTGTTCACGCATCTGATTGCGGATACAAGCACGTCGGTCCTCCCACACCAGGACGGCCCAAAGCGAAAATACACTCATCAAAAAAACTCCCGTGACGACGGTGACGCTCCCAATCGACGAACGTTCGCCAACGCTGTGGTTGCCTTGGACAGGAACGCCAATCAAACAAGTCGCAGAGAGCGCAAGGCAAAGCACAAACACAAGCAGTGCCAGGGCCCGCCTGAGCCTGTATCTGAATCGCGGAGGGGTCGTGCTCTCGGTTTCAATCCTCATTCCCCCAATCGTAACAGACGGTTCCGGCTCGCGCGGGGCTGGCGTCACCTTGACAACCGGCGGCCGGTCACCCACCCTGGCGGTCTTGGGAGCGAAGTAAAAGTCGCGGTCGAGGGGATTATCGTCATGCGTTTGTGCCGTTATCAGGATGCGAAGGGGCCCGCGGCTGCGTTCTACGGCGAGGAGGCAATCGTACCGGTCGCGGCCGCGGCCAAGGCCTACTCCGACGCCACGCACGAAACCGTCTCGTTGCCGGCAGGTGACGACCTCTTGGCCTTCCTGCCGCCAGCGGGGGAAGGGAATGCAGTCGCTAAAAAAATCGCCATCTGGCTCGAGCGTGCCGGCGCGGCGCTACCGGCCGCCGCCAAATTGCCCACGGCCAAGACACAATTGCTCGTGCCGATTCCGCGTCCCAACAAGCTTTTTCTGCTGGCCGGTAACTACGCCGAACACATTCGCGAAGGGGGCGGCGTCGCGGCCGAGCGGGCCGAGACGTTCCCCTACGTGTTCATGAAGCCCCCGACAACGACGCTCACCAACCCGGGGCAGCCGGTCGTGATCCCCGCGATCTCGCCCGGAGCGATTGACTGGGAATTGGAACTGGCCGTGGTGATCGGTCGCAAAACCCGTGGCGTGAAGGAATCGGACGCGTTGGCTTCGGTCGCCGGCTACACGGTGATCAATGACATTTCCAACCGCAAGTTCCGCCCCAACCCCGGCCGCAAGAAGCGCGAAAAGGACGTCTTCTTCGATTGGCTGCACGGAAAGTGGCACGACAGCTTCTGCCCTTGCGGCCCGTGCATCACGAGCGCCGACGCCGTCTCGGACCCGCAATCGCTTGCCATGAAACTGAAGCTGAACGAGGAAATTCGGCAAAACGCGTCGACCGGCTTGATGGTTTTCCCGGTGGCGGCCGTGATCGAGTTCATCGCGAGCTTTGTGACGCTCGAGCCAGGCGATATCATTTCCACCGGCACGCCCTCGGGCGTGGGCAACGCTACCGGCACATACGTGAAGCCCGGGGACACGCTCTCGGCCAGCATCGAGCGAATCGGCACGCTGGTCTCGCCGATCGTGAGCGAATAGCAAGTTGGCCACGACGGCCCGGCGTTCCCGCGTGGCGCTATCCCCCTTTTTAGCCGCCGGGCTTGCCCGGCGCTGGCGTTTGTATTCGCATGGAGCGCCGGGCAAGCCCGGCGGCTAGATAGCAAGAATAATAATACTTCCGATTCAACAATGTTCCTCCGCAGCCAACCCATCGCCGAGCCGCCTCTCCCGCTTTTGATCACTGGCGTCGC is part of the Pirellulales bacterium genome and encodes:
- a CDS encoding FAD-binding oxidoreductase, translating into MAVVADNLPLTETLVPVTQEELAAVVARASASATPIYPMGGGTALVFGMPARKPGFGLATTGLARVIDYPARDMTITVEAGITIEALSKELAAHGQRLPIDVPQPSQATLGGVVATAASGPRRFGHGAIRDFVIGISAVDGRGVAFKAGGRVVKNVAGYDFCKLLTGSRGALAVITQVTLKLRPVAEATAFVVCDIAEFDQAEPLLAGLGASRTTPMAVELLAGPAWEHDPALGHVSSPIRARLAVGFEGTAAEVKWQTEQLLREWKEHGARGPRVVEGAATEGLWSRLAEFPAAGNPALVVKATMRSSAVATFMQTAAALAANCSLQAHAASGIVYVQFPEFTAADALNVLVRGLQPAAVKADGHATVYSCAAGIELTHQAVWGPIGADAALMTALKKQFDPQDLLNPGLSIFVC
- a CDS encoding FAD-linked oxidase C-terminal domain-containing protein gives rise to the protein MIATRLPSLIDQLRDVVGVDGVLSAHSDLVVYECDGFVIEKNCPDVAVFPRTTAQVQAIVRLCNEYGVSFLPRGAGTSLAGGCLPVGGGVMIVLTRMKEILEINLRDRYAVVQPGVVNVWLTQALKGTGFHYAPDPSSQGACTIGGNVATNSGGPHTLKYGVTVNHVLGVEAVLADGSIVAFGGPTEDAPGLDLTGLIVGSEGTLAIVTKAWVRLTRDPQGWRTMLGIFESVNDATNAISDIIGAGIVPAALEMMDQGILVAVEEAFRFGFPLDAQAILLIEVDGLEAGLDEQRDRITELCKQNHAREVRFAASAAERQLLWKCRKQAFGAVGRLSPSYCTQDGVVPRTKLPYILERIIDIGRRHDVRIVNVFHAGDGNIHPILLFDERDSEQVRRVLAASGEILDECIACGGSVTGEHGIGVEKIEFMHKLFSANDLDVMARARTAFNPTLRLSPAKMLPTAGACGLEQRHPGRRAAM
- a CDS encoding DUF1207 domain-containing protein; amino-acid sequence: MASGVRRITGFVASCAALVICADGFLTTARAAVAPPAAMSAPVAVIQAEPIPEGTVIADAPPPQTTAINYPLAEALAYDAPWSWQLLPQGLIWHSYLAGVKEARMASVFNYQKGLGWLWDPVAGGRVGLLRYGSPNSFRPEGWQLDVEGAAFPELRLNHDWDMRATDFRVGLPLTYGVGNFQMKFAVYHLSSHIGDEFLLKNPDFVRLEYSRNALVFGLSYYATPNVRLYGEMDWAFYTNGVTQPWQFQFGAEYSPVYSPGFRGSPFFAINGHLRQEVAFGGNVTVQTGWQWLNGNTGTRLRFGFQYFNGKNEEYQFYNDFVQQFGIGIWYDY
- the ppdK gene encoding pyruvate, phosphate dikinase encodes the protein MAEKEKYVYSFGKNGTDGDARQKDLLGGKGANLAEMTKIGLPVPAGFTIGTNVCTYYYAHDRKYPPELRELVSAAMAKVEEEMGAKFGSTTNPLLVSCRSGARESMPGMMDTVLNIGLNDQTVEALAKQSGNERFAWDSYRRFVQMYGDVVLDMKPKDKKDHDPFEVILDAKKKAAGVKNDNELTATQLKELVAEFKQAIKKGTGKDFPNEPMEQVWGAIGAVFGSWMNDRAVVYRRTYGIPHEWGTAVNVQAMVFGNLGDDCATGVAMTRDVALGLPGLNGDYLINAQGEDVVAGIRTPKRIEETLSKDMPNAFKELTEIGQKLEKHYKEVQDIEFTVQRNRVWMLQTRNAKRTGFAAVRIAVDLVNEGLITRQDALQAKRIPADDLNQLLQPIYDPASKKAALGEGRLLAKGINAGPGAASGKIVFHASDAEAQWLKDNKVELILVRRETSPEDLRGMKIAKGILTAFGGASSHAALVSRQMGKACIVGCGDLDIDYHKATVTVGDTVLREGDVISIDGFTGEVFKGKVQERPSEILQVLINKTLKPEESETYKRYAQLMTWVDENRKLKVRTNADEPKQALEAIAFGAEGIGLCRTEHMFFDHIDDFREMILADTLPDREKALAKLLPYQRKDFDGLFRAMNGRPVTIRLLDPPLHEFLPHSGPEQQELGKKINVPAETIARRVAELHEFNPMLGHRGCRLGIVYPEITRMQARAIFEAACDVKKAGIAVLPEVMIPLVGFEAELKDQEAIVRDTAAKVFAEKKIEVEYLVGTMIEVPRATVVADQIAKRAEFFSFGTNDLTQTTLGMSRDDYAGYINYYREHDIVPNDPFQTIDQAGVGELMKIAVEKGRASRANLKIGICGEHGGDPASVHFCHQIGLDYVSCSPFRVPIARLAAAQAAVAKK
- a CDS encoding transposase — its product is MTWQPTRTSCATWPASRRRKWPDCGNSSMRGGNQRIEYRGAMPTLAWACGSQSGARMSFHRKRCRRIDEPGHAHALTFSCFQRRDFLSKPRSRRWMIEAIQLSREKHGFHLWAYVIMPEHVHVLLWPTRDDCSISRILTTLKQSVSKRALLFVREKDPRFLRQMEDRQPNGIVQHRFWQRGDGYDRNLTEPRTVWTEIDYIHSNPVRRGLCERATDWPWSSAAEYDAPGKGVLSIDRSSIPQRPDE
- a CDS encoding sulfatase — its product is MIFRCRLLFVVAFAGAFLSATNVRAATPPNVVLIISDDHAWTDYSFMGHPHIATPHIDRLARESLTYTHGYVPCSLCCPSLASMITGLYPHQHKITSNDPPIPAGMPAGKFYQSPEFAAGRDVMNHFLEAVPTLPRLLGEQGYVSLQTGKWWQGDFRRGGFTHGMTQGQRHGDQGLEIGRKTMQPIFDFVAGAQQSGKPFMVWYAPMMPHSPHTPPERLLKKYAPLADSPHVAGYWAMIEWLDETVGELLTFLDEQSLAENTIVVYLADNGWIQSPGGDRYAEKSKQSPYDGGLRTPILVRWPAKIKARTCETPVLSIDIVPTILAALGRQPTKQMQGVNLLDERAVRNRQAIYGECFTHNAVDLDKPAANLRWCWAISGGWKLIVPDAKNEPEAGVELYDLAADAHELRNLAGEQKEKVARLREQLDAWWKPKN
- a CDS encoding fumarylacetoacetate hydrolase family protein, which codes for MRLCRYQDAKGPAAAFYGEEAIVPVAAAAKAYSDATHETVSLPAGDDLLAFLPPAGEGNAVAKKIAIWLERAGAALPAAAKLPTAKTQLLVPIPRPNKLFLLAGNYAEHIREGGGVAAERAETFPYVFMKPPTTTLTNPGQPVVIPAISPGAIDWELELAVVIGRKTRGVKESDALASVAGYTVINDISNRKFRPNPGRKKREKDVFFDWLHGKWHDSFCPCGPCITSADAVSDPQSLAMKLKLNEEIRQNASTGLMVFPVAAVIEFIASFVTLEPGDIISTGTPSGVGNATGTYVKPGDTLSASIERIGTLVSPIVSE